A genomic stretch from Edaphobacter aggregans includes:
- the secA gene encoding preprotein translocase subunit SecA: MLNSAIAKVFGTSNERAVKRLMPIVAQINALEPATQALSDDQLRAKTGEFRQRIADALKGIEDTPENKDERIAAEKAALDAILPEAFAVVREAGKRAVGMRHFDVQLIGGIVLHSGKIAEMKTGEGKTLVATLPCYLNALAGHGVHVVTVNDYLAKRDAEWMGKIYGFLGLSVGVIVHDLDDAQRRAAYGSDITYGTNNEFGFDYLRDNMKFELADQVQRSHYYCIVDEVDSILIDEARTPLIISGPTDQTTDKYARVNVIIPKLELGELIETLETKTWSGDYVVDEKTRSITVTDEGWEKIEGLLGIGNIADPENWDLKHHVETAIKAHSLYRRDVEYVVKDGEVIIVDEFTGRLMPGRRWSDGLHQAVEAKEGVNIRKEDQTLATITFQNYFRMYKKLSGMTGTAETEAAEFDKIYKLEIVVIPTNRKMLRIENADVVYRTAKEKYFAVADEIARLHEAKQPVLVGTTSIEKSELLSEILKRKGVRHVVLNAKFHEKEAEIVAQAGRLGMVTIATNMAGRGTDILLGGNSDFMARQDLVRKQQARAVSAAEGAISPVAGPGMFRFYYQSQEFETTQAAWDAAVASHEAAAKTEHDSVVGAGGLHILGTERHESRRVDNQLRGRAGRQGDPGASRFYLSLEDDLMRIFAREWVSTLLQRLGMEEGVPIESGMISRRIEAAQKAVETQNFESRKHVLEYDDVMNKQREAVYGLRRQLMEGVDQKQLITDDYVSTILSNILDENAPEKTHPEEWKIDALFSQVFDVFGAHLENEIDAAHLNRHELGEEIFEKLRARYDVKEQILGAQAMRYHERIVMLSVLDGLWKDHLLSMDHLKEGIGLRGYAQQDPLVAYKKESFEMFEAMMLRFQEDTARHLFRMQIIGPDGTPIETPDQLPRPTAAPELVGQSSSQPSLSSGSAAPQEETKQHAPIPIPTRAPSTTIDALEREFQKKKQRELEQARSAGSSAATNGSGPRIAGEKVGRNDLCPCGSGKKYKKCHGAEA; this comes from the coding sequence TTGCTCAACTCAGCTATAGCTAAAGTCTTTGGTACCAGCAACGAGCGCGCGGTCAAGCGCCTCATGCCCATCGTCGCGCAGATCAACGCGCTTGAGCCCGCCACCCAGGCGCTCTCCGACGACCAGCTCCGCGCCAAGACCGGCGAGTTCCGCCAGCGCATCGCCGACGCCCTCAAAGGCATCGAAGACACCCCCGAAAACAAAGACGAGCGCATCGCCGCAGAAAAGGCCGCCCTCGACGCCATCCTCCCCGAAGCCTTCGCCGTCGTCCGCGAAGCCGGCAAGCGCGCCGTTGGCATGCGTCACTTCGACGTCCAGCTCATCGGCGGCATCGTCCTCCACTCCGGCAAGATCGCCGAGATGAAGACCGGCGAAGGTAAAACCCTCGTCGCCACGCTTCCCTGCTATCTCAACGCCCTCGCCGGACACGGCGTCCACGTCGTCACCGTCAACGACTACCTCGCCAAGCGCGACGCTGAGTGGATGGGCAAGATCTACGGGTTCCTCGGCCTCTCCGTCGGCGTCATCGTGCACGACCTCGACGACGCTCAGCGCCGCGCCGCCTACGGCTCCGACATCACCTACGGCACCAACAACGAGTTCGGCTTCGACTACCTCCGCGACAACATGAAGTTCGAGCTCGCCGATCAGGTCCAGCGCAGCCACTACTACTGCATCGTCGACGAAGTGGACTCCATCCTCATCGACGAGGCCCGCACCCCGCTCATCATCAGCGGCCCGACAGATCAGACCACCGACAAGTACGCCCGCGTCAACGTCATCATCCCCAAGCTCGAACTCGGCGAACTCATCGAGACCCTCGAGACCAAAACCTGGTCCGGCGATTACGTCGTAGACGAAAAGACCCGCTCCATCACCGTCACCGACGAGGGCTGGGAAAAGATCGAAGGCCTCCTCGGCATCGGCAACATCGCCGACCCCGAAAACTGGGACCTCAAGCACCACGTCGAGACCGCCATCAAGGCCCACTCCCTCTACAGGCGCGACGTCGAGTACGTCGTCAAAGACGGCGAAGTCATCATCGTCGACGAGTTCACCGGCCGCCTCATGCCCGGCCGCCGCTGGTCCGACGGTCTTCATCAAGCCGTCGAAGCCAAGGAAGGCGTCAACATCCGCAAGGAAGACCAGACCCTTGCCACCATCACCTTCCAGAACTACTTCCGCATGTACAAGAAGCTCAGCGGCATGACCGGTACAGCCGAGACCGAAGCCGCCGAATTCGACAAGATCTATAAGCTCGAGATTGTCGTCATCCCGACCAACCGCAAGATGCTCCGCATCGAGAACGCCGACGTCGTCTACCGCACCGCGAAAGAAAAATACTTCGCCGTAGCCGACGAAATCGCCCGTCTCCACGAGGCCAAGCAGCCCGTCCTCGTAGGCACCACCAGCATCGAAAAATCCGAACTCCTCTCCGAGATCCTCAAGCGCAAGGGCGTCCGTCACGTCGTCCTCAACGCCAAGTTCCACGAGAAGGAAGCCGAAATCGTCGCCCAGGCAGGACGTCTCGGCATGGTCACCATCGCCACCAACATGGCAGGCCGCGGAACCGACATTCTCCTCGGCGGTAACTCCGACTTCATGGCCCGCCAGGACCTCGTCCGCAAGCAGCAGGCCCGCGCCGTCTCCGCAGCCGAGGGAGCCATCTCCCCCGTCGCAGGCCCCGGCATGTTCCGCTTCTACTATCAGTCGCAGGAGTTCGAAACCACACAAGCCGCCTGGGACGCTGCAGTAGCCTCGCACGAAGCCGCCGCCAAGACGGAGCACGACTCAGTCGTCGGCGCAGGAGGCCTTCACATCCTCGGCACTGAGCGCCACGAATCCCGCCGCGTCGACAACCAGCTTCGCGGACGCGCCGGCCGTCAGGGCGACCCCGGAGCCTCGCGCTTCTACCTCTCGCTCGAAGACGACCTCATGCGCATCTTCGCCCGCGAATGGGTCTCCACCCTGCTCCAGCGTCTCGGCATGGAAGAGGGCGTCCCCATCGAGTCCGGCATGATCTCCCGCCGCATCGAGGCAGCCCAGAAAGCCGTCGAAACCCAGAACTTCGAGTCCCGCAAACACGTCCTTGAGTACGACGACGTCATGAACAAGCAGCGTGAAGCCGTCTACGGTCTCCGTCGCCAGCTCATGGAAGGCGTCGACCAGAAGCAGCTCATCACCGACGACTACGTCTCCACCATCCTCTCCAACATCCTCGACGAGAACGCCCCCGAGAAGACCCACCCCGAAGAGTGGAAGATCGACGCCCTCTTCTCGCAGGTCTTCGATGTCTTCGGCGCTCACCTCGAAAACGAGATCGACGCCGCCCATCTCAACCGCCACGAACTAGGCGAAGAGATCTTCGAAAAACTCCGCGCCCGCTACGACGTCAAGGAGCAGATCCTCGGCGCCCAGGCCATGCGCTACCACGAGCGCATCGTCATGCTCAGCGTCCTCGACGGCCTCTGGAAAGATCACCTCCTCTCCATGGACCACCTCAAGGAAGGCATCGGCCTCCGCGGCTACGCGCAGCAAGACCCGCTCGTCGCCTACAAGAAAGAGTCCTTCGAGATGTTCGAGGCCATGATGCTCCGCTTCCAGGAAGACACGGCCCGCCATCTCTTCCGCATGCAGATCATCGGCCCCGACGGCACCCCCATCGAGACCCCCGATCAGCTACCGCGCCCCACCGCAGCACCCGAGCTGGTCGGCCAATCTTCGTCGCAGCCCAGCCTCTCTTCCGGCTCAGCCGCTCCTCAGGAAGAGACCAAGCAGCACGCACCAATCCCCATCCCTACTCGCGCACCATCGACCACCATCGACGCTCTCGAGCGCGAGTTTCAGAAGAAAAAGCAGCGTGAACTCGAGCAAGCCCGCTCAGCCGGTTCCAGCGCCGCAACCAACGGCAGCGGCCCTCGCATCGCGGGAGAAAAAGTAGGCCGCAACGACCTGTGCCCCTGCGGCTCCGGCAAGAAATACAAAAAATGCCACGGCGCCGAAGCCTAA
- a CDS encoding rhamnogalacturonan acetylesterase, giving the protein MKRPASIGVLCLLLIATATAFTQTPTTPDAPPQTAVAQNAPLNPALPTVFIVGDSTARNQADLGWGDHFAHYFDTTRINIANRAHAGRSSRTFINEGSWDKVLAEMKPGDFVLLQMGHNDGGDLGGTKPRGSIKGLGDETKDVILPDGHTETVHTYGWYMRKYIADTRAKRATPILLSLTIRNIWKADADGKPRIERDMGYDADIRQLAADQHITFIDMATVEADRLEALGPEKTATLFPIDHTHTSPEGAELNANAVVTALRNAKSRLVAYVKPQ; this is encoded by the coding sequence ATGAAGCGACCGGCATCGATTGGCGTCCTCTGTCTCCTCTTGATCGCAACCGCGACCGCCTTCACCCAAACTCCCACGACCCCCGACGCCCCACCCCAAACCGCCGTCGCCCAAAACGCCCCACTCAACCCAGCCTTACCGACAGTCTTCATAGTCGGCGACTCCACCGCCCGCAACCAGGCCGACCTCGGTTGGGGAGACCACTTCGCCCACTACTTCGACACCACACGCATCAACATCGCCAATCGAGCCCACGCAGGCCGCAGCAGCCGCACCTTCATCAACGAAGGCTCCTGGGACAAAGTCCTCGCCGAAATGAAGCCCGGCGACTTCGTCCTCCTCCAGATGGGCCACAACGACGGCGGCGACCTCGGCGGCACCAAACCCCGAGGCTCCATCAAAGGCCTCGGCGACGAGACCAAAGACGTCATCCTCCCCGACGGCCACACCGAAACCGTCCACACCTACGGCTGGTACATGCGCAAATACATAGCCGACACCCGCGCCAAACGCGCCACTCCGATCCTGCTCTCCCTCACCATCCGCAACATCTGGAAGGCAGACGCGGACGGCAAGCCAAGGATCGAACGCGACATGGGCTACGACGCCGACATCCGCCAGCTAGCCGCCGACCAGCACATAACCTTCATCGACATGGCCACCGTAGAAGCCGACCGCCTCGAAGCCCTCGGCCCCGAAAAAACCGCCACCCTCTTCCCCATCGACCACACCCACACCAGCCCCGAGGGAGCAGAACTCAACGCCAATGCAGTCGTCACAGCGCTCCGCAACGCCAAATCCCGGCTCGTCGCCTATGTCAAACCCCAATAA
- a CDS encoding DHA2 family efflux MFS transporter permease subunit: MAATATAPALTPPAWRPHHNPWAVALTVTLATFMEVLDTSIANVALPHMAGTLGASQEEATWVLTSYLVSSAIVLPISGWLSNRFGRKRFYMTCVAIFTACSLLCGFARSLPLLIFARILQGAGGGGLAPSEQAILADTFPVEKRGQAFAVYGMAVVVAPAIGPTLGGWITDNFNWHWIFFINIPVGLLSLYLSNRMVEDPPHLKARREAAKHSKVDFMGLGLVATGVGFLEFTLDKGQEKDWFGSPMIVTFASLAAITLIVFAIWEWNHNDPIVDLKLLKNRNFGTAVFLQLILGMVLFGSTVLIPQYLQVLLGYTAERAGMVLSPAGFVMMIMMAVAGRSLGKFDPRLMVALGYMVTAIGIFNLTRLDLYTSFSTVTIWRMTQVIGLPFVFIPISTLNYVGVPMSKTNQISSLSNFARNLGGSAGTALLTTYIARSSQVHQATLAANVVPNSVPYRLYINRMADYLHSHGMPAATASQVAIGRAYQDMLRQATMLSYKNAFFILSIVIFCLVPLPFVMRLPTKNAKVDPEAMGGH, translated from the coding sequence ATGGCAGCGACCGCGACAGCCCCCGCCCTTACCCCACCCGCCTGGCGGCCCCATCACAATCCATGGGCCGTCGCGCTCACGGTCACGCTCGCCACCTTCATGGAGGTCCTCGATACCTCCATCGCCAACGTCGCCCTTCCCCACATGGCCGGAACCCTCGGCGCCAGTCAGGAAGAGGCCACCTGGGTCCTCACCAGCTACCTCGTCTCCAGCGCCATCGTCCTGCCCATCTCCGGCTGGCTCTCCAATCGCTTCGGTCGCAAGCGCTTCTACATGACCTGCGTGGCCATATTCACCGCCTGCTCGCTCTTGTGCGGATTCGCCCGTTCCCTGCCCCTTCTCATCTTCGCGCGCATTCTGCAGGGAGCCGGCGGCGGCGGCCTCGCCCCCAGCGAGCAAGCCATCCTCGCCGACACCTTCCCCGTCGAAAAGCGCGGCCAGGCCTTCGCCGTCTACGGCATGGCCGTCGTCGTCGCACCCGCCATCGGCCCCACTCTCGGCGGCTGGATCACCGACAACTTCAACTGGCACTGGATCTTTTTCATCAACATCCCCGTCGGCCTGCTCTCGCTCTATCTGAGCAACCGCATGGTCGAAGACCCACCGCACCTCAAAGCCCGCCGCGAAGCCGCCAAGCACTCCAAGGTCGACTTCATGGGCCTCGGCCTCGTCGCCACCGGCGTAGGGTTCCTCGAGTTCACCCTCGACAAGGGCCAGGAGAAGGACTGGTTCGGCTCGCCGATGATCGTCACCTTCGCCTCCCTAGCAGCCATCACACTCATCGTCTTCGCGATCTGGGAGTGGAACCACAACGACCCAATCGTCGACCTCAAACTCCTAAAAAACCGAAACTTCGGCACTGCTGTCTTCCTCCAGCTCATCCTTGGCATGGTGCTCTTCGGCTCGACAGTCCTCATCCCGCAGTACCTGCAAGTCCTTCTCGGATACACCGCCGAACGAGCGGGCATGGTGCTCTCCCCCGCTGGCTTTGTCATGATGATCATGATGGCCGTCGCAGGCCGATCTCTCGGCAAATTCGACCCTCGCCTGATGGTCGCCCTCGGCTACATGGTTACAGCGATTGGCATCTTCAACCTCACACGGCTCGATCTCTACACCAGTTTCAGCACTGTCACCATCTGGCGCATGACCCAGGTCATAGGATTGCCCTTCGTCTTCATCCCCATCAGCACCCTTAACTACGTCGGCGTCCCGATGAGCAAGACCAACCAGATCTCCAGCCTCTCGAACTTCGCCCGCAACCTGGGCGGCAGCGCTGGCACCGCCCTGCTCACCACCTATATCGCTCGCAGCTCACAGGTCCATCAGGCAACGCTCGCTGCGAATGTCGTTCCCAACAGCGTTCCGTACCGCCTCTACATCAACCGCATGGCGGACTACCTGCATTCCCACGGAATGCCCGCCGCCACAGCCTCACAGGTAGCCATCGGTCGCGCCTATCAGGACATGCTCCGTCAGGCCACTATGCTCAGCTACAAGAACGCCTTCTTCATCCTCTCCATCGTCATCTTCTGCTTGGTACCGCTGCCGTTCGTCATGCGACTGCCGACTAAGAACGCCAAGGTTGATCCCGAGGCCATGGGCGGCCACTAA
- a CDS encoding MarR family winged helix-turn-helix transcriptional regulator — protein sequence MKRILIHFRGQMDELLRPQGVTIAQLQVLYAIRSAPGSSGAQLARSCYVTPQTVQALLKHLEEGGFIVRGKDRVNDRIVTASLTLAGEQLMESAEETAQTIQERLWQGVADSDLSRLNELLMQCLGNIAPESVDEISSGR from the coding sequence ATGAAGCGGATCCTGATCCATTTTCGTGGGCAGATGGATGAGCTGCTTCGTCCGCAGGGTGTGACGATAGCGCAGCTACAGGTGCTGTATGCGATTCGCAGCGCGCCGGGGAGCTCGGGGGCGCAGTTGGCGCGGTCCTGCTATGTGACTCCGCAGACGGTGCAGGCGCTGCTGAAGCATCTTGAAGAGGGTGGATTTATCGTTCGCGGCAAGGACAGGGTGAACGACCGGATCGTTACGGCGAGTTTGACGCTGGCTGGCGAACAATTAATGGAGTCGGCGGAGGAGACGGCTCAAACAATTCAGGAGAGGCTTTGGCAGGGTGTTGCTGATAGCGACCTCAGCCGGTTGAATGAGTTGTTGATGCAATGCCTGGGGAATATTGCGCCGGAGTCTGTGGACGAGATCAGCAGCGGCCGTTAG